From a region of the Mycobacterium sp. SMC-8 genome:
- a CDS encoding IS3 family transposase (programmed frameshift), with product MASNKRRRHTPDQIIRKLAEGNKLLGSGQELAEVCRHLEVAESTWHRWVAQYGGMKANDAKRLKELEAENARLKKLVANQALDIDMLKEIGVGKLLTPNRKRRAATMLRERFGVSERRACTVVGLHRSTMRLTPSPVTTEESELRAWLRRFSTDRPRWGWRRAAKMARRAGWQANNKRIRRLWREEGLRVPQRRRKKRLTGIGVAVGAMSPIRPNVIWAMDFQFDTTADGRALKMLNVIDEFTREALAIEVDRSINADGVVAVLDRLALIHGAPHYVRFDNGPEFVAHAVADWCRFNSAGSLFIDPGSPWQNAFIESFNGRLRDELLNSWRFDSLLEARVIIEDWRRDYNANRPHTAHGELTPAEFALQWATTHQPKVA from the exons ATGGCATCGAACAAGCGGCGGCGGCATACGCCGGATCAGATCATCCGCAAGCTCGCCGAGGGCAACAAGCTGCTCGGCTCCGGTCAGGAGCTGGCCGAGGTGTGCCGTCATCTGGAGGTCGCCGAATCGACGTGGCATCGCTGGGTGGCTCAGTACGGCGGCATGAAGGCCAATGACGCCAAGCGGCTCAAGGAGCTCGAGGCCGAAAACGCCCGGCTCAAGAAGCTGGTGGCCAATCAGGCCCTCGACATCGACATGCTTAAGGAGATCG GGGTCGGGAAACTTCTGACCCCGAACCGCAAACGCCGCGCAGCGACCATGCTGCGTGAGCGGTTCGGGGTGTCCGAACGCCGCGCCTGCACCGTTGTAGGCCTGCACCGCTCCACGATGCGGCTGACGCCATCACCGGTCACCACCGAGGAGTCCGAACTGCGGGCCTGGCTTCGCCGGTTCTCCACCGACCGGCCTCGCTGGGGATGGCGCCGCGCTGCCAAGATGGCCCGCCGGGCGGGCTGGCAGGCCAACAACAAGCGCATCCGCCGGCTCTGGCGCGAAGAGGGCCTACGGGTCCCGCAGCGCCGCCGCAAGAAGCGGCTGACCGGCATCGGGGTGGCCGTGGGCGCGATGTCGCCGATCCGTCCGAACGTCATCTGGGCGATGGACTTCCAGTTCGACACCACCGCCGACGGCCGCGCCCTCAAGATGCTCAACGTCATCGACGAGTTCACCCGGGAAGCCCTGGCCATCGAAGTCGACCGGTCCATCAACGCCGACGGTGTCGTCGCCGTGCTCGATCGGCTGGCCCTCATCCACGGGGCGCCGCACTATGTGCGTTTCGACAACGGGCCAGAGTTCGTGGCGCACGCTGTGGCCGATTGGTGCCGATTCAACAGTGCCGGTTCACTTTTCATCGATCCCGGCTCGCCGTGGCAGAACGCCTTCATCGAATCGTTCAACGGCCGACTACGCGACGAACTGCTCAACTCGTGGCGCTTCGATTCGCTGCTGGAGGCCCGGGTAATCATCGAGGACTGGCGCCGAGACTACAACGCCAACAGACCCCACACCGCTCACGGCGAACTCACCCCCGCCGAGTTTGCCCTACAGTGGGCCACGACCCACCAACCGAAAGTCGCATAG
- a CDS encoding Ig-like domain-containing protein: MKVLAGRRKVVALSVISAVAVLVTASQTSALKSRLTNTVVAPGALEVEQTPQAAPEPPVIEILPRTGASDVVPVGAVKVTATVGTLTDVRMQNEQGRVVAGRLVEGGRAWEPAEPLGYGRSYTLSATGRGADASTVTTVSEFSTVAPQSQVGVRLGMTNGASLSEGGVYGVGTVIVATFDADIPDRAAAESRLQVITTPQLAGSWMWINDRKAHWRPREYYPSGTEVTVKADLYGTDLGSGLFGEQDRQVSFRIGPSRVAIADDTTKQVSVYENGNLIRTMPTSMGRGGTQTVGGKTIAFWTQPGVYTVMEKQNPVLMDSSTYGLPVDSASGYKISVPHAVRISPDGIYLHEREATVWAQGNTNVSAGCLNLSAENAEWYYNFANPGDVVEIRNTGGAPLEQWQNGDWSVPWDGWMGGSALRP; this comes from the coding sequence ATGAAAGTGTTGGCTGGACGCCGAAAGGTAGTTGCGCTGAGTGTGATCTCGGCTGTCGCGGTGCTCGTGACGGCATCGCAGACAAGTGCTCTCAAGTCTCGGTTGACGAATACGGTGGTTGCGCCCGGTGCCCTGGAGGTTGAGCAGACGCCGCAGGCCGCGCCCGAGCCTCCCGTAATCGAGATTCTTCCCCGCACAGGCGCCAGCGATGTGGTCCCCGTCGGCGCAGTGAAGGTGACCGCGACAGTTGGCACCCTGACTGATGTGCGGATGCAGAACGAACAGGGCCGGGTCGTCGCGGGTCGCTTGGTGGAGGGCGGACGTGCCTGGGAGCCCGCCGAGCCACTCGGATACGGACGGTCCTATACGCTCAGCGCGACCGGCCGGGGCGCTGACGCCAGCACCGTCACGACGGTTTCGGAGTTCTCTACTGTCGCACCGCAATCCCAGGTCGGAGTTCGGCTGGGCATGACCAACGGAGCGTCGCTGTCGGAGGGTGGTGTGTACGGTGTCGGAACCGTGATCGTGGCAACCTTCGACGCGGATATCCCTGACCGGGCTGCGGCCGAATCTCGCCTCCAGGTCATAACGACGCCGCAGTTGGCGGGCTCCTGGATGTGGATCAACGATCGCAAGGCGCACTGGCGGCCCCGTGAGTATTATCCTTCCGGCACTGAGGTCACGGTCAAAGCCGATCTCTACGGTACTGATCTGGGTAGTGGACTATTCGGAGAACAGGACAGGCAGGTCAGCTTCCGGATTGGGCCGTCTCGTGTCGCGATCGCCGATGACACGACCAAACAGGTCAGTGTTTACGAGAACGGCAATTTGATCCGTACGATGCCGACATCGATGGGCCGGGGAGGGACGCAGACTGTCGGGGGCAAGACAATCGCGTTCTGGACGCAACCTGGCGTTTATACGGTGATGGAGAAACAGAATCCCGTCTTGATGGACTCGTCAACCTACGGATTGCCCGTCGATTCGGCATCGGGGTACAAGATCAGCGTCCCGCACGCGGTGCGGATCAGTCCCGACGGCATCTACCTCCATGAGCGCGAAGCGACCGTGTGGGCGCAGGGAAACACCAACGTTTCGGCAGGCTGTTTGAATCTGAGCGCAGAGAACGCCGAGTGGTACTACAACTTTGCCAATCCAGGCGATGTTGTCGAGATCCGAAATACCGGCGGCGCACCGCTGGAACAGTGGCAGAACGGAGATTGGTCTGTGCCTTGGGACGGATGGATGGGTGGCAGCGCGTTGCGCCCCTGA
- a CDS encoding helix-turn-helix transcriptional regulator, with translation MRTRHTRDVTWLGEALIEPGKLVFRGQLGSAHAHGHAALQIVTIDDGAAFLVDADGRGLSAPAAIIPAGAEHSIEAQACQGMMLYLEPTSVIGSAVTALFRNTNRNDVREWVRLGKRLVNVDVVKQRHLSFAAHEVIAYLVGAEGQPRCAVHPGVEAAVDLLPGIIEGPVKLSDVARTVHLSADRLGRLFAHEVGMSFTAYVRWCRLIRAMEVVRDGGTITDAAHAAGFSDSAHANRVFHEMFGLAPIDARRGVRLT, from the coding sequence ATGCGCACTCGGCATACTCGTGACGTGACGTGGTTGGGCGAAGCGCTAATCGAGCCGGGAAAGCTCGTCTTCCGTGGACAGCTCGGTTCTGCACACGCGCACGGGCACGCCGCCTTGCAGATTGTGACCATCGACGATGGCGCTGCCTTCCTCGTCGACGCCGATGGGCGGGGCCTGTCGGCGCCCGCCGCGATCATCCCCGCAGGTGCGGAGCATTCTATCGAGGCTCAGGCCTGTCAGGGAATGATGCTGTACCTGGAGCCCACAAGTGTCATCGGTAGTGCAGTCACGGCCCTTTTTCGCAACACGAATCGCAACGATGTCCGAGAGTGGGTGCGGCTCGGAAAGAGGCTCGTCAATGTCGATGTTGTTAAGCAGCGGCATCTTTCGTTCGCGGCACACGAGGTCATCGCTTACCTGGTCGGAGCCGAGGGCCAACCTCGATGTGCCGTGCATCCGGGTGTGGAGGCTGCCGTGGACTTGCTGCCCGGAATCATCGAAGGTCCGGTGAAGCTCTCTGATGTCGCACGCACAGTGCACCTCTCTGCTGACCGTCTTGGGCGGCTGTTCGCGCACGAGGTTGGAATGTCGTTCACGGCTTACGTGCGGTGGTGCCGCCTCATCCGCGCGATGGAGGTGGTGCGGGATGGCGGAACCATCACCGACGCTGCGCATGCTGCCGGGTTCAGCGACAGTGCACACGCCAACCGCGTCTTCCATGAGATGTTCGGGCTGGCACCTATCGATGCCCGGCGAGGTGTACGACTCACCTGA
- a CDS encoding CbtA family protein: protein MTLAKSAHTGPILLADDILAFGFARIFAAPQTSRAIEYEDGVRAAWEAMASPGGHAGHGEQVDLFTRTVQMNLGMGLGLLAFSVAIGALFAVVFAVAYGRVGDVSVRLLSLYIAGGMLLSLYVIPNLKYPANPPALSLDQTVRERTLLYVLMVVLSAALLIGAVALARRWVATLGAFNGRLAAAGAYAATMALVMIVLPTINETPAPLRDAAGAIVYEGFPADVLYYFRLYALGTQVVIYTTIGLVFGAIASRLVGERRKTSHIL from the coding sequence ATCACCCTGGCAAAATCAGCTCACACTGGTCCCATCCTCCTGGCAGACGACATACTGGCTTTCGGGTTCGCGCGGATATTCGCTGCGCCCCAGACTTCGCGCGCAATCGAGTACGAAGATGGCGTGCGGGCCGCCTGGGAGGCCATGGCTTCGCCGGGGGGACACGCCGGCCACGGTGAACAGGTCGACCTGTTCACCCGCACAGTGCAGATGAACCTCGGCATGGGTCTCGGCCTACTCGCGTTCAGCGTCGCCATCGGCGCCTTGTTCGCGGTGGTGTTCGCTGTGGCCTATGGTCGCGTCGGTGATGTGTCGGTACGACTGCTGTCGCTTTACATCGCGGGCGGCATGCTGTTGAGCTTGTACGTCATACCTAACCTAAAATATCCCGCCAACCCGCCAGCGTTGAGTCTCGACCAGACCGTCCGTGAGCGCACACTGCTGTACGTGTTGATGGTGGTGCTCTCGGCAGCGCTCCTGATCGGCGCGGTGGCACTGGCTCGCCGATGGGTGGCCACGTTGGGGGCCTTCAACGGGAGGTTGGCCGCCGCTGGCGCCTACGCGGCGACGATGGCACTCGTAATGATTGTGCTGCCAACCATCAACGAAACACCGGCCCCGCTGCGCGACGCTGCAGGCGCCATCGTCTATGAGGGCTTTCCCGCCGATGTCCTCTACTACTTCCGGCTCTACGCGCTCGGCACCCAGGTTGTCATTTATACGACAATCGGCCTGGTGTTCGGTGCGATCGCGTCGCGGCTGGTCGGGGAGCGCCGAAAGACGAGCCACATACTGTGA
- a CDS encoding lytic transglycosylase domain-containing protein, with protein MTSSCSCQTGTSIPEGVPPPAGAPVPYIDYPARGRPADQLRVWAAQRAPALNIPATALEAYAYAARVAHVENPDCQLAWTTLAGIGMVESRNGTFRGATIAPNGDVTPPIRGVRLDGSNGNMRITDSGGGSPDGEPGFAQAMGPMQFIPETWRLYGVDANNDGIVSPDNVDDAALSAAGYLCNRGGDLATPKGWMTALWAYNQSDPYARSVRDWATAYAAGDSQ; from the coding sequence ATGACGTCCAGCTGTTCGTGCCAGACCGGCACCTCCATTCCTGAAGGCGTTCCGCCGCCCGCGGGAGCCCCGGTGCCCTACATTGACTATCCTGCCCGCGGCCGACCCGCCGACCAGTTGCGCGTCTGGGCTGCACAACGGGCTCCGGCGCTGAACATACCGGCCACCGCGCTAGAGGCATATGCCTATGCGGCCAGAGTCGCCCACGTCGAGAACCCCGACTGCCAGCTGGCCTGGACGACGCTGGCGGGGATCGGCATGGTCGAGAGCCGCAACGGCACCTTTCGCGGCGCCACCATCGCCCCGAACGGGGATGTCACTCCGCCGATTCGTGGTGTACGCCTTGATGGCTCGAACGGCAATATGCGCATTACCGACAGCGGCGGCGGCTCGCCCGACGGTGAGCCCGGATTCGCCCAGGCAATGGGTCCGATGCAATTCATCCCGGAGACCTGGCGGCTCTATGGGGTTGACGCCAACAATGACGGCATCGTCAGTCCCGACAACGTCGACGACGCTGCGCTGTCGGCTGCCGGCTACCTATGCAACCGCGGCGGCGACCTGGCGACCCCAAAGGGGTGGATGACAGCGCTGTGGGCTTACAACCAGTCCGATCCGTACGCCCGCAGCGTGCGCGACTGGGCTACAGCCTATGCCGCCGGCGACTCTCAATAG
- the istB gene encoding IS21-like element helper ATPase IstB: MTTTNRVAADPVGADLLRLLKALKLGALADTLPERAALARQHKLSHIGFLETLLADEVSRRESRSAALRAAKAGLDPTMRFDSWTAQQDLRYDRTLLGDLTSLRFLDAGQSAIILGPVGVGKTHLATALGHLAIRRRHTVLFARSDKLFTRLRAARLDHTVDAEIRRLAAVDVLIIDDFALRPLDATETSDFYEIVVERHQTKTTIVTSNREPAEWLTMTADTLLAQSAIDRLTAAAHTLVIEGPSYRQRTRPGQLDPEGPDEHPR; this comes from the coding sequence ATGACCACTACCAACCGCGTGGCCGCAGACCCGGTCGGCGCCGACCTGCTCCGACTGCTCAAAGCGCTCAAGCTCGGCGCCCTGGCCGACACCCTGCCCGAACGGGCCGCACTGGCCCGCCAGCACAAACTCAGCCACATCGGATTCCTCGAAACACTTCTTGCCGACGAAGTATCCCGACGCGAATCCCGATCAGCCGCCCTGCGGGCGGCCAAAGCCGGACTCGACCCGACGATGCGCTTCGACTCCTGGACCGCACAACAGGACCTGCGCTACGACCGTACCCTGCTCGGCGACCTGACCTCGCTACGATTCCTCGACGCCGGACAGTCCGCAATCATCCTCGGGCCCGTGGGCGTAGGCAAAACACATCTGGCAACAGCACTGGGGCACTTGGCCATTCGTCGCCGCCACACCGTCCTGTTCGCCCGATCCGACAAACTGTTCACCCGGCTACGCGCCGCCCGACTCGACCACACCGTCGACGCCGAGATCCGCCGACTGGCGGCCGTCGACGTCCTCATCATCGACGACTTCGCGCTGCGACCCCTCGACGCCACCGAAACCAGCGACTTCTACGAAATCGTCGTCGAACGCCACCAAACCAAGACCACCATCGTGACATCAAACCGGGAACCCGCCGAATGGCTGACCATGACCGCCGACACCCTGCTCGCCCAATCAGCCATCGACCGACTCACCGCTGCGGCCCACACCCTGGTCATCGAAGGACCGTCCTACCGCCAACGCACCCGACCCGGTCAGCTTGACCCAGAGGGACCCGACGAGCATCCTCGATAA
- a CDS encoding fused MFS/spermidine synthase — protein MTGPPPVPDDDPSSQSLPGVGARTAAVLVFTSSAAVLVVEITALRLLAPYLGLTLETSTLVIGIALAAIALGSWAGGRLADRDDPRRWLGPSLGISGVVVAFTPSAVRTAAEWAPATLLIVAALTILAPGALLSAVTPMVTKMRLIKLAQTGTVVGQLSGVGTVGAIAGTVLTGFVFVSRVPVSVILIGLGSILVLGGIVVEWRIRRRNTVSAAVLTLLTVGAGLAGYVAPGGCDVETKYHCARVIADPERDSGRTLMLDGARHSYIDLQDPAVLQFKYVRAFASAVDASFPTEETLEAYHLGGGGLTFPRYLAATRPGTHNVVSEIDGGVVRIDRDQLGSASEAGLEVRVEDGRLGLARLDDDSRDLIVGDAFGGVSVPWHLTTVEALTDIRRVLKEDGVYIANLIDYGELAFARAEVATLTEVFKYVIVTAEAGDVGVDSATTPDGGNLVVLASDRPVDHDALQRVLNTRNTGWTTATGNDLRLWIRDAQVLTDDYAPVDQLLDPYRQQSGE, from the coding sequence GTGACCGGTCCCCCGCCAGTTCCCGACGACGATCCGTCATCTCAATCGCTGCCCGGGGTCGGAGCGCGCACCGCCGCGGTCCTTGTGTTCACCTCTTCGGCGGCAGTGCTGGTGGTGGAGATCACCGCGCTGCGGTTGCTGGCGCCGTACCTCGGGCTGACCCTGGAAACAAGCACCCTGGTCATCGGAATCGCCTTGGCCGCAATTGCCCTTGGCTCCTGGGCGGGCGGCCGCCTTGCCGACCGCGATGATCCGCGTCGCTGGTTGGGGCCATCGCTGGGGATATCGGGCGTGGTCGTGGCGTTCACGCCTTCCGCAGTCCGCACGGCGGCCGAATGGGCGCCTGCGACGCTGTTGATCGTTGCGGCGCTCACTATTCTGGCACCCGGAGCGTTGCTATCGGCGGTGACACCGATGGTGACCAAGATGCGCCTGATCAAGCTCGCCCAGACGGGCACCGTTGTCGGTCAGCTGTCTGGCGTAGGCACCGTCGGTGCCATCGCCGGCACTGTGCTTACCGGATTTGTCTTCGTGTCGCGGGTGCCAGTCAGCGTGATACTTATCGGCCTTGGATCAATATTGGTGCTCGGCGGCATCGTTGTGGAGTGGCGCATTCGCCGGCGGAACACTGTCAGCGCCGCCGTACTTACGCTCCTAACCGTCGGCGCGGGTCTGGCTGGCTACGTTGCACCCGGCGGTTGCGACGTGGAAACCAAGTACCATTGCGCCCGAGTCATCGCCGACCCGGAGCGAGACAGCGGCCGCACCCTCATGCTCGACGGCGCGCGCCACTCGTACATAGACCTCCAAGATCCGGCCGTCCTGCAGTTCAAGTATGTGCGCGCCTTTGCGTCGGCCGTCGACGCATCCTTCCCGACCGAAGAGACACTGGAGGCCTACCACCTTGGTGGAGGCGGCCTCACCTTCCCGCGATACCTCGCTGCTACTCGGCCAGGAACCCATAACGTGGTGTCCGAAATCGACGGCGGCGTGGTGCGCATAGACCGAGACCAACTCGGATCAGCTTCCGAGGCCGGGCTTGAGGTGCGCGTCGAGGACGGCAGACTGGGCCTTGCGCGGCTCGATGACGACAGCCGTGATCTGATCGTCGGCGACGCCTTCGGCGGCGTGAGCGTGCCTTGGCACCTGACGACTGTGGAAGCGCTGACAGACATACGTCGAGTCCTCAAAGAGGACGGTGTGTACATTGCGAATCTCATCGATTACGGAGAGCTGGCGTTTGCACGTGCCGAAGTCGCAACACTCACAGAGGTTTTCAAGTACGTCATAGTCACCGCCGAGGCCGGCGACGTCGGCGTCGATTCCGCGACGACACCCGATGGCGGCAACCTGGTCGTGCTCGCCTCCGATCGACCGGTTGACCATGACGCCCTTCAGAGGGTTCTGAATACTCGCAACACCGGGTGGACGACCGCTACCGGCAACGACCTCAGATTGTGGATCCGCGACGCCCAAGTGCTGACCGACGACTACGCTCCCGTTGATCAACTTCTCGATCCCTACCGTCAACAGAGCGGGGAGTAA
- the istA gene encoding IS21 family transposase encodes MAFREVSVNEIREVLRVWLGVAGLPAPGYRTIAAHCGVDRKTVRRYVEAAQAAGLHRSDGVEAVDDGLIGAVADAVRPVRPDGHGAAWEQLLGFEDQITAWVAGEGEQRPLTITKIETLLARQGCVVPYRTLNRFAGERCGFGRKDTTVRVADGDPGVECQIDFGYLGMLTDADGGRRRKVHALIFTAVYSRHMFVWLTYSQTLVAVIAGCQAAWEFFGGVFAVLIPDNLKPVIAAADAVNPRFTQGWLDYAGHVGFLTDPARVRSPKDKPRVERAVQYVRRNFWDGETFASIEQAQQAVTVWCLRTAGTRIHGTTCARPVEVFTTEEQPLLLAVPGAYDVPVFKAVKVHRDFHAEVAKALYSLPEQWIGHTLDVRADGELVKFYHRGVLVKVHPRQPAGGRSTDRADLPEHKVGYALRDLTTLIATCAAYGPNVGIYAERILDDPLPWTRMRTVYRLQGLVRRYGAQRVEQACSVALDLDVVSVNKIASMLERATENTIPALPLAVGQTATRFSRDPSEFGTTSTSLTVIANADSEETC; translated from the coding sequence ATGGCTTTTCGGGAGGTCAGTGTGAACGAGATCAGGGAAGTGCTGCGGGTGTGGCTGGGGGTCGCCGGGCTACCGGCACCGGGCTACCGCACGATCGCCGCGCATTGCGGCGTGGACCGCAAAACTGTGCGCCGCTACGTCGAGGCTGCGCAAGCGGCTGGTCTGCACCGCAGCGACGGCGTTGAGGCCGTCGATGACGGGTTGATCGGGGCTGTCGCCGACGCGGTGCGCCCGGTACGCCCGGATGGCCACGGCGCAGCGTGGGAACAGCTGCTGGGGTTCGAGGACCAGATCACCGCGTGGGTGGCCGGCGAGGGTGAGCAGCGTCCGTTGACGATCACCAAGATCGAGACCCTGCTGGCCCGTCAGGGGTGCGTGGTGCCGTATCGCACGTTGAACCGATTCGCCGGTGAGCGTTGCGGTTTCGGCCGCAAGGACACCACGGTGCGGGTCGCCGACGGGGATCCCGGGGTGGAATGCCAGATCGATTTCGGCTACCTCGGGATGCTCACCGACGCCGATGGTGGGCGGCGCCGCAAGGTGCACGCGCTGATCTTCACCGCCGTCTACTCCCGGCACATGTTCGTGTGGCTGACCTACTCGCAGACCCTGGTGGCGGTGATCGCCGGATGTCAGGCGGCGTGGGAGTTCTTCGGAGGGGTGTTCGCGGTGCTGATCCCGGACAACCTCAAGCCGGTGATCGCCGCCGCTGATGCGGTCAATCCCCGATTCACCCAGGGGTGGCTCGACTACGCCGGTCATGTCGGGTTCCTCACCGACCCGGCTCGGGTGCGCTCCCCAAAGGACAAACCGCGAGTGGAGCGTGCGGTGCAGTACGTGCGCCGAAACTTCTGGGACGGTGAAACATTCGCCAGTATTGAGCAGGCGCAGCAGGCTGTCACCGTGTGGTGTCTTCGTACTGCCGGGACCCGCATCCACGGCACCACCTGCGCACGGCCGGTGGAGGTGTTCACCACCGAGGAGCAACCGCTGCTGCTGGCGGTGCCGGGGGCCTACGACGTGCCGGTGTTCAAAGCGGTCAAGGTGCACCGCGACTTCCACGCCGAGGTCGCCAAAGCCCTCTACTCGCTTCCTGAGCAGTGGATCGGGCACACCCTCGACGTGCGTGCTGACGGTGAGCTGGTGAAGTTCTATCACCGCGGTGTGCTGGTCAAAGTCCATCCTCGTCAGCCTGCGGGAGGCCGCAGTACCGACCGCGCTGATCTACCCGAACACAAAGTCGGTTACGCGCTGCGGGACTTAACGACGCTGATCGCCACCTGCGCCGCCTATGGCCCGAACGTCGGGATCTACGCCGAACGCATCCTCGACGATCCGCTGCCGTGGACGCGGATGCGCACCGTCTACCGACTCCAGGGCCTGGTGCGCCGTTACGGCGCGCAGCGTGTCGAGCAGGCATGTTCGGTGGCACTGGATCTCGACGTCGTCTCGGTCAACAAGATCGCCTCGATGCTCGAGCGCGCCACCGAGAACACGATCCCGGCACTGCCGCTGGCCGTCGGCCAAACCGCTACCCGGTTCTCGCGCGATCCATCCGAATTCGGCACCACCTCAACATCATTGACCGTCATCGCCAATGCCGACTCCGAGGAGACCTGCTGA
- a CDS encoding thioredoxin: protein MNPMTRILLTFFVVITVAIGAGVYFSSRDGGTAGSGGTQADGEAQVVRENSHRLSSAPDSDVTFVEFLDFECEGCRAAFPAVEQLRAQYGQQVTFVARYFPMPGHFNGERAARAVEAAAQQGQFEPMYKKMFETQDQWGEKQVPADEVFRGYATELGLDVAAWDEAYNAPATLDRIQEDVADGTALGVQGTPTFFVNGKQLEIKTYADLGAAIKNALGE from the coding sequence ATGAATCCAATGACTCGAATTCTGCTGACTTTCTTTGTAGTCATCACTGTCGCGATCGGTGCAGGTGTGTACTTTTCGAGCCGAGATGGTGGAACCGCAGGATCAGGTGGCACACAGGCTGATGGCGAAGCCCAGGTAGTCCGCGAGAACAGTCACCGCCTCAGTTCCGCGCCCGACAGCGATGTGACTTTTGTCGAATTTCTCGATTTCGAGTGCGAAGGTTGCCGCGCGGCGTTCCCCGCCGTGGAGCAGCTGCGCGCCCAGTACGGCCAGCAAGTCACCTTCGTCGCCCGCTATTTCCCGATGCCTGGTCACTTCAATGGAGAACGGGCGGCACGTGCGGTAGAAGCAGCGGCTCAGCAAGGCCAGTTCGAACCGATGTACAAGAAGATGTTCGAGACGCAGGATCAGTGGGGCGAAAAGCAGGTACCGGCAGACGAGGTGTTCCGCGGATACGCCACCGAGCTGGGTCTCGATGTAGCCGCGTGGGACGAGGCGTACAACGCCCCGGCCACACTTGATCGAATCCAAGAGGATGTCGCCGACGGCACCGCCCTCGGCGTGCAGGGCACGCCCACATTCTTCGTAAACGGAAAGCAGCTGGAGATCAAGACTTACGCAGACCTGGGCGCTGCGATCAAAAATGCCCTTGGCGAGTAG
- a CDS encoding sterol desaturase family protein produces the protein MVTSFVRYGYVPVMLFGVNGAAIALAHAPWAEVWMAALILIAVGLSFAAERTLPYSAEWNEPIGDGGRDFAHAFINETSLLLTVLVVPLLAMLNPFSSWWPSSLPFVLQVLIAIVVTDVGVTAVHVASHRVGWLWRFHAVHHSVKRFYGFNGLMKHPLHGALELAAGILPLLILGLPKAIAEVLTVAIAVQLLLQHSNADYRVGPLRKVLALNEGHRFHHLKWAGIGDVNFGLFTLGLDHALRTFSFDSQRRFSSDDLGMAAKPHYPTRYLAQLAEPFRARGACKFGKETDIGDTASFRGGRAVTRSDRVGT, from the coding sequence ATGGTTACTTCGTTCGTCCGGTACGGCTATGTGCCGGTGATGTTGTTCGGTGTCAACGGTGCGGCAATTGCTCTGGCGCACGCGCCGTGGGCGGAGGTCTGGATGGCGGCCCTCATACTGATCGCGGTCGGCTTATCCTTCGCTGCGGAGCGAACGTTGCCCTATAGCGCAGAGTGGAACGAACCGATCGGCGACGGAGGCCGTGACTTCGCCCACGCGTTCATCAATGAAACCTCGCTGCTATTGACAGTTCTCGTCGTGCCTTTGCTGGCGATGCTCAATCCCTTTAGCTCGTGGTGGCCCTCCTCGCTGCCGTTCGTGCTTCAGGTTCTTATCGCAATCGTGGTGACCGATGTCGGTGTGACGGCGGTACATGTGGCCAGTCACAGGGTGGGGTGGCTGTGGCGTTTTCACGCAGTCCACCACAGCGTGAAACGCTTCTACGGCTTCAACGGTCTTATGAAGCATCCACTGCACGGGGCGCTGGAACTCGCAGCCGGCATTTTGCCGCTGCTCATCCTGGGCCTGCCGAAAGCGATCGCGGAGGTTCTCACGGTGGCTATTGCCGTTCAATTGCTGTTGCAGCACTCCAATGCCGACTACCGCGTCGGACCGCTACGTAAAGTACTCGCGCTCAACGAAGGTCACCGCTTCCACCATCTCAAGTGGGCTGGGATTGGTGACGTCAACTTCGGACTTTTCACCCTGGGATTGGATCACGCCCTCCGGACATTCTCCTTCGACTCCCAACGCCGGTTTAGTTCGGACGACCTCGGCATGGCCGCCAAACCTCACTACCCGACGCGGTACCTCGCACAGCTGGCTGAACCCTTTCGTGCAAGGGGCGCATGCAAATTCGGTAAGGAGACCGATATCGGCGACACAGCCTCTTTCAGAGGAGGTCGTGCGGTAACCCGGTCGGATCGGGTCGGCACGTGA